ACCGGGGCGTGGCCGACATTCTGGAGCGTTTCGCCCCGGACGAGGCGGCCATCGAGGAAACCTTCGTGAACAAGAACCCGGAATCCACGCTGAAGCTGGGCCTTGCGCGCGGTGCTGTCATCCTGGCGCCGGCCAGCCTCGGCATTCCGGTCACGGAATATGCGCCGAACCGGGTGAAGAAGGCGGTGGTCGGCGCCGGCCATGCCGCGAAGGAGCAGGTGCAGATGATGGTGCGCACGCTGCTGCCCGGCTCCAACGCCATCGGCCCGGATGCGGCGGATGCGCTGGCCGTTGCCATCTGCCATGCGCATTTCCGGCAGACCGGATCTGCCTATGAGAAGGCGCTTCTCATGGCGCAGGCGGCAGGCGCGCGATGATCGCCAGGTTGCGCGGGCTGCTGGACAGCGCCGGGACCGATCACGCGGTGATCGACGTGAATGGCGTCGGCTATCTGGTCTTCGCGGCCGGGCGTACGCTGGACCGGCTGCCGAAGCCGGGCGAGGCGGTGACGCTGCTGATCGACACCCATGTCGGCGAGGATCATATCCGGCTCTATGGCTTTCTCGACGCCACGGAGCGCGACTGGTTCCGCCTGCTGATGACGGTGCAGGGGGTCGGCGCGCGGGTGGCACTGGCCATCCTCTCCGCCCTGACGCCGGACCAGATCGCCCAGGCCATCGCGGTGAACGACCCGAAGATGCTGGTCCGCGCCGACGGGGTGGGGCCGAAGCTGGCCGCGCGCATCGTGAACGAGCTGAAGGACA
This DNA window, taken from Oceanibaculum indicum P24, encodes the following:
- the ruvC gene encoding crossover junction endodeoxyribonuclease RuvC; the encoded protein is MRLIGLDPGLRNTGWGVIEAVGTRLIHVANGVVRSDSAADIASRLLQLNRGVADILERFAPDEAAIEETFVNKNPESTLKLGLARGAVILAPASLGIPVTEYAPNRVKKAVVGAGHAAKEQVQMMVRTLLPGSNAIGPDAADALAVAICHAHFRQTGSAYEKALLMAQAAGAR
- the ruvA gene encoding Holliday junction branch migration protein RuvA, whose product is MIARLRGLLDSAGTDHAVIDVNGVGYLVFAAGRTLDRLPKPGEAVTLLIDTHVGEDHIRLYGFLDATERDWFRLLMTVQGVGARVALAILSALTPDQIAQAIAVNDPKMLVRADGVGPKLAARIVNELKDKTAHLSLAALTGGAKAEAGKAANGAPAPAGGVEGAAGDAVSALVNLGYGRTEAFAAVMKASRTLGEGAELQALIPAALKELAA